A section of the Triticum dicoccoides isolate Atlit2015 ecotype Zavitan chromosome 7A, WEW_v2.0, whole genome shotgun sequence genome encodes:
- the LOC119333732 gene encoding uncharacterized protein LOC119333732: MAPEFGWWPMSPWLSPGTASFIFFNVLVGAIAVMSSSRGPEPAARRKLVRTASTVVLESLRSISNFPFHSLGDYSVACSAPASSQLHHMQAQYYSATIQEQEAREVSAVEPEPASVAREEAVVAAATTTSPQSAPAVAEEVNRMEPEPASDAQEETVAAATTTTSPQSAAPAALDASATATQGEVEDGESISLDEAYALARAGRQSAADTVATVPKKAKGRGAYGCGRGTEDVQGKAEVDARAEQFIRQFREELKLERINSILNHTHALRRTAGAR, encoded by the coding sequence ATGGCGCCGGAGTTTGGGTGGTGGCCGATGTCGCCGTGGCTGAGCCCAGGCACGGCGTCGTTCATCTTCTTCAACGTCCTCGTCGGCGCCATCGCGGTCATGTCGTCGTCCCGGGGGCCGGAACCGGCCGCCCGGCGCAAGCTCGTTCGCACGGCCTCGACCGTCGTGCTGGAGAGCCTGCGCTCGATCTCCAACTTCCCCTTCCACTCACTGGGCGACTACAGCGTCGCGTGCTCTGCACCGGCGTCGTCGCAGCTCCACCACATGCAAGCGCAGTACTATAGTGCTACGATCCAAGAGCAAGAAGCGCGGGAGGTGAGCGCGGTGGAGCCCGAGCCGGCATCAGTCGCCCGAGAAGAAGCTGTAGTGGCGGCCGCAACGACCACCTCGCCGCAGAGCGCGCCTGCCGTGGCAGAGGAGGTGAACAGGATGGAGCCCGAGCCAGCGTCAGACGCCCAAGAAGAAACTGTAGCGGCGGCCACAACAACTACCTCGCCGCAGAGCGCGGCACCGGCAGCACTCGACGCGTCAGCGACGGCGACTCAGGGCGAGGTCGAAGACGGGGAGTCCATCAGCTTGGACGAGGCGTACGCGCTGGCGCGCGCAGGGCGGCAGTCCGCCGCCGACACGGTGGCCACGGTGCCGAAGAAGGCCAAGGGACGAGGAGCCTACGGATGCGGGCGGGGAACGGAGGACGTCCAAGGGAAGGCGGAGGTGGACGCGCGGGCGGAGCAGTTCATCCGGCAGTTCCGGGAGGAGCTCAAGCTGGAGCGCATCAACTCCATCCTCAACCACACCCACGCGCTGCGCCGCACCGCCGGGGCACGCTAG